The window CTTGTGTGATAATTTAGGAAATCACTGGAAATATTGTTCTATTCCTagtcttcattcctttcttcctgtgTGAGGCAAATATCGTAGACCCCATCCATGTTGGCTTCTACTGCGAAGACAATAGCATCAAATACCCACTAAAAGTTCCGACCATTGACAAAACTATCCTCGCCTGCACCGGCCTTTTCATCTCCATCACCTCTGTaagtggggaagggagaaggagcaCTTCTTAACCAATGCCCTTCCTTTCTCTGGCCTTGgttttgtcatctgcaaaatgttGGGGTTGAGAAACTTTGTTGCTAAGATGTCTTCTAACTCTACTAGTCTCATacctaaggtcctttctagctctgatattctatgcaTATCTATGCATCCGATCccaacaaataaaatatacagcATCAATTCCTTCCTCAATGAGCTATCACATGGATGAATCTGAAGTCAAAATCTGACCTCCAATTCTTGCTAGTTCTGTCATCTTAGGCAAGCCATTTACCctaatttgtttcctcatttgtaaaatggggaaaataatagtattttccatttctatattaATTTAAGATAGAACTTTCTCAACCCCATGAGGCACATCATAGTAGTATTGAGCCTTTaagggattaaatgagataatgacaGAATAAGctttaaaagtactttataaaatcagcatttttactctttgggTAGAAGTCCCAACTTTCTGGATtcaagagtcagaaagacctgaatttgaattctgcctcagacacttattagctatgtgatacCAGGGGAATTTTtctatgcttcagttttctcaaaggATAACACCACCTCCcaaagttgtgaggatcaactgagacatgtaaaactttgcaaatcttaaaatgctgtaaaaatgtttgttcTTATTATTCAGAAAATTGATCTTTTTTCTGGCAACATGAGagatcctattcttttttttttttttccaatgactaGCAGAAGCTTGTCATTTTCTTGATCAATGAGGAAAGTTATATATTTTCCCACACATCAAAAAATCCTACCTTAGGGAAGGGGCTTGTAGAGGGAATCTGGTCTTTACCCCCACCTAGATGGAGAAAGATGGCAGGTTTTTGCTCATcccccaaatggaaaaagagccaTCATACATATAGATGATGCTGGGGGAAGTATGTAATTAACTGACTGATTTCAACTCCTCCCATTCCCAACTTTGATTTCAATGGACTCAAACTAAGTTTCCAAGATAGACTTTTACAAAGCTTTCAGAAGCTTAGGGAGGATAATGGGTCTCCTGGGACAAAGGTAATGGGTAATGGATTCAAATGCTGCCACAGATCATCCTGGGAGAGCTACAGTGGTTACGCTTTCAGGAGCTGACCTCGCCAATGCTGTTGAGCAGCACCTACATGACCATGATCTATAGAGAGCTGAGTGCCTTCTTCTTCGGAGTCACTGTGAATCAGTCTTTCACCAGTATTGTCAAGATTTTCACAGGTCGCCTCCGCCCCAACTTCCTGGATGTGTGCCAGCCAGCCTACCTGCAATGCAAGATTGGCTATATCACCAACTATACCTGTACTGGGGACCCAACTGAAGTATCCAGGGCTAGGTAAGGGGGTGCTGCCTGCTAGCTTGGGAACAAGTCTGTAGAGAACAGTCATTCAAATGGGCAATCAGGTTATAATGGGAAAGACACTAGACTGAAAGTCatgagacctggattcaagtcccagaGTCCTTAGCCTTGAGCCTTCTAGATTAGATCTTCAATGTTCTGTATTCTAAGGACTCTCCTCACTCAAATGTTTCCTGATTTAGTAGATGGATTCTTGCTCTGATCATAGGTGTTCTACTGTTCTGTGATTTGTTTGGGGGTGTCCATAGCAAAGACTGCTGTAGAAAGTCTTGTATTCCAGCATCCTTTAGGGTCTGCATTTCATTAGCTGCCCCTCTTGCCTACCACTGCAGGAAATCCTTCTTTTCTGGTCATGCTGCCTTCTCTATGTACTGTGTGATCTATCTGATGGTGAGTATTTGTGAAAGGAAGAATGGGAGGAGGCTGTGGGTCTGCACAGAATCCAAAGATGACTCCATTGTGCTCCCAGAGAGAGGCTATGGAGCTGAGAACAGCATGGCACAACCCAAACAGAACTGGCTTTTGTCACCCAGGCAGCCTTTGTCTGGGAAGCCAAGCAGCCATGCCAGGTCATGTGAGGGTAGTGGGACAGGCAAAAAGCCAGAATCCAGCCCTCTGGGAGGGCTGGGCTTCTTATTGTCCCTCTACCTCTAGCTCTACCTGCAGGCTCGAATGATTTGGAAGGGGTCCAAATGGCTCCGGCTCATGCTTCAAACCATCCTTCTGCCCTTGCCTTTGGTCGTGGGCTACTTTGGAGTTCAAAATTATTGGCATCATTTTTCAGACGTATTCGCTGGCTTTTTACAGGGGCTGATCACAGCCCTCTGGGTGGTAGGTTCCACCCTTAGGGAAATGGGAACACTAGGGAGCCCCAGACAGTTGTATGAGGATCCTAGTATAGAAAAAAGGATGACCTCACTGGGACTTGGAACCTTgatatgtgatcttgagcaaattgcTTCCCCTCTGTGAAATGGAGTTTGTGGGGTTGGTGATAAATGGTAAAGCATTATGAAGTGATGAGAATAGGCAGAGATCAGGAAAGAAGGCCAGGACTATCCCCAACTCTGGGAGGGATCTGGGACCCCAGACGCCAGAGGTAAGACTGGGATAGAGAACACACTGCCTTGGTACACCCTTCCACAGGTCTTCTTGATCTCGgatatattttcttctgaaaagtgCTTGTCTTCAGGCTCTTCCTCCTGCTCTGAAAACCAGGATTCAAGTGAACAGACCAGTTGCTAATCTTGGGGTCCCTCAACCCCCAGCAGTCCACCAGCCACGGGAAGCTTGGTGTTCTCCCATCACTACATACTATTGCTCCCCCTTCTTTCCTACCTCCCCAAGCACTTTCAATATTGTTTGAAGATCATGGGTCAACAAATCCAAACTCTACTCTTTCACAAAAGTCTTCAACACAACCTGAAGATACCAAGGGACCGGAAGGAATAAGGCAGTAGGAAATTCCACCTTCATCTTCGTGAGCAATGctcagatgcggcagctgaggatgattatacccctcacccagggctatgaagtttctttatttaaaggcccacaaaacaaagtttttgtttttactatagtccggccctccaacagtctgagggacagtgaactggccccctatttaaaaagttgaggACCCCTGCTGTAAAGTAAAATACTTCATATGGTTGTAAAACAGTATGGGAAGCAGTAGCCTTCTTCACGCCATTCTAACAGGAAGCTGGCTTTTCCCTGGGATGCTTAACACAAGAAATCCCACCTCAGATTGGCTCTCTTCTCATGCCCTCTGTCCATGAAAAGGAGGGATGTGTCCAAGAACTTAATGATCACCATTTAGGAAGCATCCTCCCTCTCAGTCCTTAGCCTTGAGACTTCCTGATGTCCTGCAACAATGTAACatgaatattattttacaataaatGGTTCGCTTAGTGGTTGAGGGTGAGATACTTCTGAGGAATCTGTATCAGTACAGATATTGAATGAAGGAGGGGGATGGTGAATCTCCACATTTTCTGCCCCAAGTAAAAAGCTACAGGCTGGGAATAAGGAAACCTGAGTTTTCAACCTAGCACTCCCACTAAGTCACTGTGTGATATTAGCTAAGTCTCTTCccctttctggatctcagtttctctatctataaaaagtaaaatgatcttTAATGACCCTTACGCCCTAAGGACACAGTGAGGCTGGGTAAAAGCCTGTTCTTTGCGCCTCTCCTGCCTGGCACAGTCTGTgcaaaagcaaagcaaattcccTTACTCCAGAGATTTGGGAGCACACATGAAGCCTCCTCGACTAAGGACTGGGCTGGGGGAAAAACACACTGCATTAAAGCCCAGCTTGGGGAGGAGCCCCATCAGGCAGCAGCCTCTGGAGTACAAGGGATATGCAGTCACTGCCGGGGGGAAGGGGACCGTATAGCGAGATGGGGAGAAGGTAGATTCTTGGCATGGGTGGCCCTGGATCCAAGTAGGAGCAAAAAGCCTGGAAGCCACCGTATGTCGCATGTATGTTGGTTCTCCGACTCGCAACACCCAAGAGAGGCTTATAGTAGCATGTAGTCCCGGGACTGACTGTGGGACTCCTTTCGGAATGTGCAgagcccctccccctctccccctccccctctccctccccactacCACTCGCCCCGGAGCAGCAGAACAAAGGGAGGGCCCGGCCTGCCCAGCCACTGCGCTGGAGATGGGGGGGAGAGGTTAGCATCCACTCCTCCCCAACCGGAGTGGGGGCCTCCAGCCCTGGGGACTGAGAAAGCGCGCTAGTCTGGCCCCCGCCGCCCAGGGAGCCTTTACCCCAAACCTGTCTCCACGGCTCTGGCTGCCCAGACTCACCCACCTTGAAGCCCGGACCCTTCCAACCCAAACTGCGCCTCACTTGCAGACAGGAGTGCGCGGGGAGCGAAGCTCTAAGGCACCTTTCCGCTCGGCATCCTCGCCTTCCCAAGCTTTCTTTGCTCGCCCCCATTCCGCGCCCCAGCTCCAACCCCCCCAGCCACCCCCTCCCCCGACCTCTGGTCCACGACCTCGGGAAAGGAGGACAAGGGCCAGGCGGGTTTGGATCGAGAAGAACGGAAAGGACAGCCAGtacccccgggggggggggggggcgtggaGGTCGGGTGCAGTCCCAGAGGAGTTGGGCCGCCTAAGCCCGGGAGGTGGACAGAGAAAGGCGTCGGGCTTGGAAGGGTCACTCCTTCCCCGCAAAGGGGAAGAGAGGCAGGCGCAGTGCGCAGGGAGGCGCCCCCACCCGCCCCCACGGAGAGCCGCCCCCACGGAGAGCCGCCTGTGCCCACGACCACCGGCCCCCACCCCGGAGGTTGCAGGTGCAGCGCGATCAAACGCGCACGCGCCCTGGGAGAAGTAGCCGGGCGCAGCCCGGTGggagggcgggggcgggggcgagAGTGACGTGGTGGTGACGCTGCGCTGCGCGAGGGGACATATAAGGGGCGGCCGGGCCGGAGAGGCTCACTCAGCGCGCGCCTACCCCTCCCCAGGAGTGCGAGCACTGGAGCGCGCGCGCGCCCCCCCGCGGCCACCATGCGCGAGATCGTGCACCTGCAGGCGGGCCAGTGCGGCAACCAGATCGGAGCCAAGGTGGGGGctgctttctctcccttccagGAGGCGCGTGCGCAGAGCGGGGTGCCGGGGAGGGCCTGGGGCCCCAAGGTGGGGTGAGGggataaaggaaagagaggggcAGAGCTCTCCGTCCCCCTCCCGCCGACCCAGAAAGTCCTAGGAGGCAGTATTGTTCTCCCCCACTCCTCCCCGTGGGGGGGGTCGGGAGCCCTAATAAAGAAGGGGGAGGTGAAGCTCTGTCATCTGGGACAGAGAAATGGGCCGGGGGAGCCAGTGAGGCGGGGGAGGGGGCATGGAAGCCTGCGCCCCTGAG of the Sarcophilus harrisii chromosome 1, mSarHar1.11, whole genome shotgun sequence genome contains:
- the LOC111719176 gene encoding phospholipid phosphatase 3-like, which produces MNKPEFEEPDCQVLAKQESEHQVWPDDRHTDQVTAQKNSSYPHGYNKKLFLVDLICILLVFIPFFLCEANIVDPIHVGFYCEDNSIKYPLKVPTIDKTILACTGLFISITSIILGELQWLRFQELTSPMLLSSTYMTMIYRELSAFFFGVTVNQSFTSIVKIFTGRLRPNFLDVCQPAYLQCKIGYITNYTCTGDPTEVSRARKSFFSGHAAFSMYCVIYLMLYLQARMIWKGSKWLRLMLQTILLPLPLVVGYFGVQNYWHHFSDVFAGFLQGLITALWVVFLISDIFSSEKCLSSGSSSCSENQDSSEQTSC